The proteins below come from a single Oscillatoria sp. FACHB-1407 genomic window:
- a CDS encoding rhomboid family intramembrane serine protease encodes MVPLRDDNPTTITPYVTYALIAINVIVFIYELMLQQPGELEQFFRVWAVVPRELTASFEGRGNPLEWTTLFSSQFLHAGFLHVAGNMLFLWIFGNNVEDRLGHVKYLIFYLACGALAALAQWFFSSGSDIPSLGASGAIAGVMGAYILRFPQARILTLIPLGILLTTFRIPAIFFLGFWFVQQAFYGIVSLGPATNVGMESGGVAYWAHAGGFVFGAILGPLLGLFNSNSPDRSYQ; translated from the coding sequence GTGGTTCCTCTAAGAGATGACAATCCTACGACGATTACCCCCTATGTTACGTACGCATTAATTGCTATTAATGTCATCGTTTTTATATATGAATTGATGCTGCAACAGCCTGGGGAGCTCGAACAGTTTTTTCGCGTGTGGGCAGTTGTGCCGCGAGAATTAACGGCAAGTTTTGAGGGGAGAGGCAACCCGTTAGAATGGACGACCCTCTTTTCATCTCAGTTTCTCCATGCTGGGTTTCTCCATGTTGCGGGTAACATGCTGTTTCTCTGGATCTTTGGTAACAACGTCGAAGATCGTCTCGGTCACGTCAAATATCTGATCTTTTATCTAGCATGTGGGGCTTTAGCGGCTCTGGCACAGTGGTTTTTCTCCTCCGGGTCTGACATTCCATCCTTGGGAGCCAGTGGGGCGATCGCCGGAGTCATGGGGGCTTACATCCTTCGTTTCCCGCAAGCCCGAATTTTAACTCTAATTCCATTGGGGATTTTGCTAACCACCTTTCGCATTCCGGCAATTTTCTTCCTGGGCTTTTGGTTTGTGCAACAGGCGTTTTACGGAATCGTCAGCCTGGGACCGGCAACCAACGTCGGCATGGAGAGCGGTGGAGTCGCTTACTGGGCGCACGCAGGAGGGTTTGTCTTTGGTGCCATCCTCGGTCCACTGCTTGGGCTATTTAACTCAAATTCACCTGATAGGTCGTACCAATAA
- a CDS encoding metallophosphoesterase family protein — protein MSSRRIFVGDVHGHYDGLMQLLDAIAPTSADQVYFLGDLIDRGPKSSQVVSFVRQQGYPCLLGNHEQLLLDALPEGKVLHPALQAWLYSGGQTTVSSYGDPDQLVDDIKWFRTLPTHLDLGDIWLAHAGVHPGLPIEEQTPQEYCWIREEFHSMTKPYFPDKLIITGHTITFTLPDVIPGAIAQGQGWLDIDTGAYHPKSGWLTGLDITNQRVYQVNVFENVLRTMPLAEAVIQIDPHLVVGRRRQLMHTQ, from the coding sequence ATGAGTAGTCGTCGCATTTTTGTCGGTGATGTGCATGGTCATTATGACGGATTGATGCAGTTGCTTGATGCGATCGCCCCCACCTCTGCCGACCAGGTTTATTTCTTAGGTGATTTGATTGATCGAGGCCCCAAAAGTTCCCAGGTGGTCAGCTTTGTCCGTCAACAGGGCTATCCCTGTCTTTTAGGAAACCACGAACAATTGTTGTTAGATGCCCTGCCCGAAGGCAAAGTGCTGCATCCGGCGTTGCAAGCCTGGTTGTATAGCGGTGGACAAACAACCGTTTCTAGCTACGGCGACCCGGATCAACTCGTAGATGACATCAAGTGGTTTCGGACTCTGCCAACCCACCTTGATTTGGGGGATATTTGGCTGGCTCATGCAGGTGTTCACCCCGGCTTGCCGATTGAAGAACAAACCCCACAGGAATACTGCTGGATTCGGGAAGAATTTCACAGCATGACAAAACCCTACTTCCCCGATAAGCTGATCATCACCGGGCATACTATTACTTTTACGTTGCCCGACGTCATTCCAGGAGCGATCGCCCAAGGACAGGGCTGGCTGGATATTGACACAGGTGCCTACCACCCCAAAAGTGGATGGCTCACTGGGCTAGACATCACGAACCAACGAGTTTATCAGGTGAATGTTTTTGAGAATGTATTGCGGACAATGCCTCTGGCAGAAGCCGTGATCCAAATTGATCCGCATTTAGTGGTGGGTCGTCGTCGCCAGTTGATGCATACGCAGTAG
- a CDS encoding DUF1995 family protein, with protein MTQLPQNLDDAIAQAREATKAAIADGLTRLQVELVFPELKIMPVAEQFIPAFEDLGDRFRVFFPDPGSAALARRDWGEKPYAIRGIGELKAVIQPEEEVFLFVEPSSVEVTQVEQLCEEAQQRPVVLLNPRLEDIAIIGIGYAARQLRERLLNTFESCYYIRPLEGAALFRCYPSPWQVWRETENGYELIAEEPQKPIGETLERILFQGTDTEAARPAPRKGFLAGLQEFLRALSQ; from the coding sequence ATGACTCAACTTCCTCAAAACTTAGATGACGCGATCGCTCAGGCAAGAGAAGCAACCAAAGCAGCGATCGCTGACGGGTTAACCCGCCTCCAGGTCGAACTGGTCTTTCCAGAGTTAAAGATCATGCCTGTCGCCGAACAGTTTATTCCTGCTTTTGAAGACCTGGGTGATAGGTTTCGGGTGTTCTTTCCCGATCCGGGTTCGGCAGCACTCGCACGGCGTGATTGGGGTGAAAAGCCCTATGCCATCCGTGGCATAGGTGAGTTGAAGGCGGTGATTCAGCCCGAAGAAGAAGTTTTTTTGTTTGTTGAGCCGTCTTCTGTTGAGGTGACTCAGGTTGAGCAGTTGTGTGAAGAGGCACAGCAGCGTCCGGTCGTGTTGTTAAACCCTCGTCTAGAAGACATCGCCATCATTGGCATTGGCTATGCTGCACGGCAATTACGGGAACGACTGCTGAACACCTTTGAGTCGTGTTATTACATTCGCCCTTTGGAGGGGGCAGCCTTGTTTCGCTGCTACCCCTCTCCGTGGCAGGTTTGGCGGGAGACCGAGAATGGCTATGAACTGATTGCCGAAGAGCCACAAAAACCGATTGGGGAAACCCTGGAGCGCATTCTCTTTCAAGGAACCGATACAGAAGCGGCTCGCCCTGCCCCACGCAAAGGTTTTTTAGCCGGGTTGCAAGAGTTTCTGCGAGCCTTAAGCCAATAA
- a CDS encoding class I SAM-dependent methyltransferase, which yields MVFHQLADLIFGSKQQLFDQWALTYDWLLPSVAYQAIHLRLLEFVALPERATVLDMGCGTGQLLNRLANAFPTMRGIGLDFSAQMLRQARRQNRHHPRLLYIQGNAEGLPFATEQLDGVFSTLSFLHYPNPQSVLAEVARVLRSRASFYWVDPIAPPWVASQQLPISPGGICLYSPAHRATLGQDAGLTCLGHHHLLGSVVLTIFSR from the coding sequence ATGGTTTTTCATCAACTCGCAGACCTGATCTTTGGTTCAAAGCAACAGCTTTTTGACCAGTGGGCACTAACCTATGACTGGCTTTTGCCATCCGTAGCTTATCAGGCTATTCACCTGCGGCTACTGGAATTTGTTGCCCTTCCAGAACGGGCAACCGTTCTCGATATGGGCTGTGGAACAGGGCAATTACTGAACCGTCTGGCAAATGCTTTTCCTACAATGAGAGGTATTGGGCTAGATTTTTCGGCTCAGATGCTCCGTCAGGCACGTCGGCAAAATCGGCATCATCCCCGTCTCCTATATATTCAAGGGAATGCGGAGGGACTGCCGTTTGCAACTGAGCAGCTTGATGGAGTTTTTAGTACGCTGAGTTTCTTGCATTACCCTAACCCTCAAAGCGTGTTAGCGGAAGTGGCAAGAGTGTTGCGATCGCGGGCATCCTTTTACTGGGTTGACCCAATCGCGCCCCCTTGGGTAGCATCTCAACAACTGCCTATTTCTCCGGGTGGCATTTGCCTGTATAGTCCCGCTCATCGAGCAACCCTTGGGCAAGATGCAGGATTAACCTGTTTAGGGCATCACCATCTATTAGGTTCAGTTGTATTAACTATTTTTTCTCGGTGA
- a CDS encoding TVP38/TMEM64 family protein, with the protein MRKSKRLKAILSLQNLIALLVLLACLGLGWWLLTHFKIGDFEPTRFVQLIQSMGWVGVLIFIGVSALAVVVSPIPGTPLTMTAGAVWGAVPAAIYAIIGISAGSLLAYFIGRTLGRSTVQALTGKIIYLSTHRGEIYLGWVMFISHLFPVLPFDLMSYGAGISGLSLPIYASATILGTIPGTFFLTYMGSTFKFGVPIGIGLLVAFLLLIVIVSWGVRQHNWMGLRDVVKLE; encoded by the coding sequence ATGCGTAAATCAAAGCGGTTAAAGGCTATCTTGAGTCTTCAAAATCTCATTGCTCTGCTTGTTCTTTTGGCATGTTTGGGTCTTGGTTGGTGGTTGTTGACCCATTTCAAGATCGGCGATTTTGAACCAACTCGGTTCGTACAACTCATCCAGTCAATGGGTTGGGTTGGGGTTTTGATTTTTATTGGGGTTTCTGCGTTGGCGGTAGTCGTGAGTCCGATTCCAGGCACACCCCTGACTATGACCGCAGGTGCCGTTTGGGGGGCTGTCCCAGCAGCAATCTATGCCATCATTGGCATTTCGGCGGGCAGTTTGCTCGCCTATTTTATAGGACGTACCTTGGGGCGATCGACCGTCCAGGCACTCACCGGAAAAATCATCTATCTCTCAACCCATCGCGGCGAGATCTATCTGGGATGGGTGATGTTTATTAGCCACCTCTTCCCGGTGTTGCCGTTTGACTTGATGAGTTATGGGGCGGGCATCAGTGGTCTGTCCCTGCCGATTTATGCCAGTGCCACGATTTTGGGAACAATCCCTGGAACTTTCTTTTTGACCTACATGGGGTCAACCTTCAAGTTTGGCGTTCCCATCGGTATTGGTTTGTTGGTCGCGTTCCTTCTCCTGATCGTCATTGTGTCTTGGGGGGTACGCCAACACAACTGGATGGGTCTACGGGATGTGGTGAAACTGGAATAG